One genomic window of Pseudomonas sp. LFM046 includes the following:
- a CDS encoding DNA polymerase III subunit chi, whose translation MDTPKPPHKPAHLLDDLESIRALLDDEPSGAEPPLLTDSLGADGIPLLSEIVEPAPVQPAPPVQPLAPVQAAPMAPAPNPTPAPAPAPPPNQPMAEAIRQRMTPAGNPELTRLDNELRAAAQLILQDVIDDFVPQIEAELKRRLEARLTRLLPPRRP comes from the coding sequence ATGGATACCCCCAAGCCCCCCCACAAGCCGGCACACCTGCTGGACGACCTCGAATCCATCCGTGCCCTGCTCGACGATGAACCCAGCGGCGCCGAGCCGCCCCTGCTCACCGACAGCCTGGGCGCCGACGGCATTCCGCTGCTGTCCGAGATCGTCGAACCCGCGCCGGTCCAGCCAGCGCCACCCGTGCAGCCCCTGGCCCCCGTCCAGGCGGCGCCAATGGCCCCGGCACCCAACCCGACGCCCGCTCCTGCACCCGCGCCGCCCCCCAACCAGCCCATGGCCGAAGCGATCCGTCAGCGCATGACGCCCGCCGGAAACCCCGAGCTGACACGCCTGGACAACGAACTGCGCGCCGCCGCGCAGTTGATCCTGCAGGACGTGATCGACGACTTCGTGCCGCAGATCGAAGCCGAACTCAAGCGCCGCCTCGAAGCGCGCCTGACCCGTCTGCTGCCCCCGCGCCGGCCGTAA
- a CDS encoding DNA polymerase III subunit chi — MRIEFYVLSSANPADRLRAACQLAAKGWRHGLPVLLRCSDAAQRDELDQLLWRFRAESFIPHSLVEDDAGAPVVLALDEEPATQQGLLINLASTISPHVDRFSRVIEIVNQEPALLAACRENFRTYRQRGYDPKRVEL; from the coding sequence GTGAGGATAGAGTTCTACGTCCTCTCCTCGGCCAACCCGGCGGACCGCCTGCGCGCGGCCTGCCAGTTGGCCGCCAAGGGCTGGCGGCACGGGCTGCCAGTCCTGCTGCGTTGCAGCGATGCCGCCCAGCGCGACGAGCTGGACCAGCTGCTGTGGCGCTTCCGCGCCGAGAGCTTCATCCCCCACAGCCTTGTGGAAGACGATGCCGGCGCCCCGGTGGTGCTGGCCCTGGATGAGGAGCCGGCGACCCAGCAGGGTCTGCTGATCAACCTCGCCTCGACCATTTCCCCCCACGTCGACCGCTTCAGCCGCGTCATCGAGATCGTCAACCAGGAGCCCGCGCTCCTTGCCGCCTGCCGGGAGAATTTCCGCACCTACCGGCAGCGGGGCTATGATCCGAAACGAGTCGAACTCTAG
- a CDS encoding leucyl aminopeptidase, which yields MEFLVKSARPETLKTATLVVAVGEGRKLGEAAKAIDEAAGGAITALLKRGDLAGKVGQTLLLHSLPNLKAERVLLVGSGKERELSDRQFRKMIAAVNGVLKGLGGSDATLALGELAVKGRDAYGKARLMVETLADGAYVFDRFKSQKADPKALKKITLLTDKADQADVERGSLHAQAIANGMAFTRDLGNLPPNLCHPSFIAEEAKALAKEHKNLKVEVLDEKKLKELGAGAFLAVAQGSEQPPRMIVLNYQGGKKDEKPFALVGKGITFDTGGISIKPAAGMDEMKYDMCGAASVLGTFRAVLELQLPINLVGLLACAENMPSGGATRPGDIVTTMSGQTVEILNTDAEGRLVLCDTLTYAERFKPQAVIDIATLTGACIVALGSNTSGLMGNNDGLVKQILKAGEYADDRAWQLPLFDEYQEQLDSPFADIANIGGPKAGTITAGCFLSRFAKKFHWAHLDIAGTAWVSGGKDKGATGRPVPLLTQFLLDRLK from the coding sequence ATGGAATTCCTCGTCAAAAGCGCCCGTCCGGAAACCCTGAAAACCGCCACCCTGGTCGTCGCTGTCGGCGAAGGCCGCAAGCTGGGCGAGGCCGCCAAGGCCATCGACGAAGCAGCCGGCGGCGCCATCACCGCCCTGCTCAAGCGCGGCGACCTGGCCGGCAAGGTGGGCCAGACCCTGCTCCTGCACAGTCTCCCCAACCTCAAGGCCGAGCGTGTCCTGCTGGTGGGTAGCGGCAAGGAGCGCGAACTCTCCGACCGCCAGTTCCGCAAGATGATCGCCGCCGTGAATGGCGTGCTGAAAGGCCTTGGCGGCAGCGACGCCACCCTCGCCCTCGGCGAACTGGCAGTCAAGGGCCGCGACGCCTACGGCAAGGCCCGCCTGATGGTGGAAACCCTGGCCGATGGCGCCTACGTCTTCGATCGCTTCAAGAGCCAGAAGGCCGACCCCAAGGCCCTGAAGAAAATCACGCTGCTGACGGACAAGGCCGACCAGGCCGACGTCGAGCGCGGCAGCCTGCATGCACAGGCCATCGCCAACGGCATGGCCTTCACCCGTGATCTGGGCAACCTGCCGCCGAACCTCTGCCACCCCAGTTTCATCGCCGAGGAAGCCAAGGCCCTGGCCAAGGAGCACAAGAACCTCAAGGTTGAAGTGCTGGACGAGAAGAAGCTCAAAGAACTGGGCGCCGGTGCCTTCCTCGCGGTGGCCCAGGGCAGCGAGCAGCCGCCGCGGATGATCGTGCTCAACTACCAGGGCGGCAAGAAGGACGAGAAACCCTTCGCCCTCGTGGGCAAGGGCATCACCTTCGACACCGGTGGCATCAGCATCAAGCCCGCCGCAGGCATGGACGAGATGAAGTACGACATGTGCGGCGCCGCCAGCGTGCTCGGCACCTTCCGTGCCGTCCTGGAGCTGCAGCTGCCGATCAACCTGGTGGGCCTGCTGGCCTGCGCCGAGAACATGCCCAGCGGCGGCGCCACACGTCCTGGCGACATCGTCACCACCATGAGCGGTCAGACTGTCGAGATCCTCAACACCGACGCCGAAGGCCGCCTGGTGCTGTGCGATACCCTGACCTACGCCGAGCGCTTCAAGCCCCAGGCCGTGATTGACATCGCCACGCTCACCGGCGCTTGCATCGTCGCCCTGGGCAGCAACACCTCTGGCCTGATGGGCAACAACGACGGCCTGGTCAAACAGATCCTCAAGGCCGGCGAATACGCCGACGACCGCGCCTGGCAACTGCCGCTGTTCGACGAATACCAGGAGCAGCTGGACAGCCCCTTCGCCGACATCGCCAACATCGGCGGCCCCAAGGCCGGCACCATCACCGCTGGCTGCTTCCTGTCCCGCTTCGCCAAGAAGTTCCACTGGGCTCACCTTGATATCGCAGGCACTGCCTGGGTCAGCGGTGGCAAGGACAAAGGCGCCACCGGCCGCCCGGTGCCCCTGCTCACCCAGTTCCTGCTGGACCGTCTCAAGTGA